The genomic stretch CCAACGTCTCGGGCTTTGCCGGCAACATCTCGCTCGGGTTGATGCTGGGCCTGGTGCCGGCGGTCGCCACCTTCTTCGGCCTGCAGTTCGACGTGCGCCACGTCACCCTGGCCAGCGGCCAGCTGGGCGCCGCGCTCGGCGCCTTGGGCTGGGAGATCGTCTACACGCCCGAGGTCTGGCTGGCGGTGCTCGGCATCGCCGTCACCGGCCTGCTGAACGTCACCGTCAGCTTCGCCTTCGCCTTCCGCCTGGCGCTGCGCTCACGCAACCTGCGCCTCAAAGACCGCCACCGGCTCTACGCCGCGGTGCGCCAGCGCGTGCGCCACAGGCCCGCGAGCTTCGTGCTGCCGGTCGGCACGGTGGCGCCGCGCGCGCCGGCACCATGAAGCAGACCGGTACGCAGGCTGTCAGGCCGGCGGCGGTGTGCTGTCGTCGTGACGCTCGTCCTCGTGCCGTTCGCCACCCCGGCGCCCCGAGAACATCGTCCACCAGACGATGAAAATCAGGACCCCGAGGGCTGCCAAGGCCTCCAGCAACAGCAACCACATGCGCTTTCTCTTTCCTTATCCACCGTTCACCTCGCCGCGTCGGCAAGGCGGCTTCGCGCGCGCGCTCGGCGCCCTGATTCTAGGAACGCTGGCCGCCTGCGGCACCGTGCCCGAAGACGCCGCCCCGCCTCTGCCGCCCGACACGGCCGCGGTGCCCGCCCAACTGCCCGCCATCGAACAGCCCCGTTCACGCTGGGTGCCGGTGCCCTGGGACGCCCTGCCCGGCTGGCAAGCCGACCAGGTCGGCCTGGCGTGGCCGGCGCTGCTGCGCAGCTGCGAACGGCCGGCACCGGCCTGGGCCGAGGTGTGCAAGGAGGCGCGCGCGCTGCCGATGCCTGACGAGCGCAGCGTGCGCGACTGGCTGCAGCGCAGGCTGCAGCCGTATCAAGTGCAAAACCGGGACGACGGCCGCCCCGACGGCCTCATCACCGGCTATTACGAACCGCTGGTCGACGCCAGCCGCGAGGCGCGCGGCGCCTACCGCGTGCCGCTGCACCAGCCGCCGGCCGACCTGGGCCAGCGCCAGCCTTATTGGAGCCGCGCCGAACTCGACACGGTGCCGGCCGCCCGCGCTGCCCTGCGCGGCCGCGAAATCGCCTATGTGGCCGACCCGCTCGACGTGCTGGTGCTGCAGATCCAGGGCTCCGGCCGGCTGCAGGTGACCGAGCGCGACGGCAGCAAGCGGCTGGTCCGCGTCGCCTTTGCCGGCCACAACCAGCATCCGTACCGCTCGGTCGGACGCTGGCTGGTCGACCAGGGCGCGTTCTCGCTCGAGCAGGCCTCGTGGCCCGCGATCAAGCAATGGGCACGCGCGAACCCCACACGGGTGCAGCAGATGCTGCACGTCAACCCACGGGTGGTGTTCTTCCGCGAGGAGCCGCTGCTCGACCCCACCATCGGCCCGGTGGGCGCGCAAGGTGTGCCGTTGACGCCCGGCCGCTCGATCGCGGTCGACCGCGAGTCGGTGCCCTATGGCACCCCGGTGTGGATCGACACCACCGAGCCGTTGCTGCAGCCAGGCGCCCCCGCCCGGCCGCTGCAGCGCCTGGTGGTGGCGCAAGACACCGGCAGCGCCATCGTCGGCGCGGTACGGGCGGACTATTTCTGGGGCTGGACCGAAGGTGCCGGCGAGTACGCGGGGCGCATGAAGCAGCCGTTGCGGATGTGGGCGCTGTGGCCCCGTTCGCCGTCCTGACTCCCGTGCGCCTTCGTCGGGCGCGTGGGCAGCGTCAAGGCGCGCTGACGCGCAGCTGCACCAGCTGACGCCGGCTGCCCGACGCCTGGCGGCTCGACAGCACCCCTCGCACGTCGCGCTGCTCGGTGTCGCCGCTGCTGGCGATCGTGACCCATTCGTCGAGCGGCACCTGCACGGTGGTGAGGGCGGTACCGCCTTCACGGGCGGCGGCGGTGTCCAAACGGCTCGACTCGGCCTCGATCTCGACCAGCACCGGGGCATTGCCGCCCGGCCAGCGCGGCGAGACGCTGAAGCCGCGGCCGGCTTCGACGATCACGGTGGTCGGCATCAGTTGCGGGCCGGTGCCGGGGCTCCAGGCCACCTGATACAGCTGCAGCGGCTGGCTCTGGCCCAACCTCACGCCGGCGCGGCCGCCGTTGAGCACCAACACCTGTTGCGCGGCCTGGCCGCTGCGGCGGGTCTCGCGCCGGGTGGTTTGGACGGTCACGCCGCCCTCCACGCGGCGGGAGGTCGAGACGGTCACCTCCCCGCCCGCGCCGAGGCCCTGCTGTGTCAGCTCGGCTTCGTCGCCCTGCCGCACTTCGATCCGCAGGTTGCGCTGGGGCAGGTCCGCGGCAGATTGCGCCGGCGCAGCACCAGCGGCCAATGCGCACACCGCCAGCACCAGGCCGCGGCGGACAAGGAAGGTGGGGATCATGGGGGCTCCGGTGGTGGGACCGGCTCACTCTAGTGGCCTGTCACCCTGGAATGGGAGCGAGGGACGCGCGAGACGGGGTGCGGTGCAAGGCGCAAAGCACAGCGATGCCGGTTGGCATCGCGAGCATTTGCAACGCCGCAACGCGCGTCGTATCGCGTGGACAGCGACTTCCGATTCCAGGGTTAGAGGCCACTAACGCACCGCGGCGGCGCCTCTCGACGCCGTTCCGGAACAGCCGGCCCGCGCAGGCGCGAAGCCGGCTTGCCGAGACCTTCAGCGAGAGCTGCCGCCCTGATGCGGACGCTTGCCCGCATGCTTTTTCGTGTGCGTGTGCGGCCCTCGTTCGGTCGCGGCCTGCTGCTGTTGCCCTTGTGGGCTTTGGCTCGCGTCGAGCTGTGCGTCAGGCTGCTGCTGCATCGGGTTTGCAGTTTGCGAGCCCGGTGCTTCCGGGGACGACGAGGCCGAGGTGTTGGGGGTGTCGGGTTGCATCTGGACTCCTTCACATTGGAAACATGGCCTCCTGTCCCCGGCAAACCTTGTGCCGGGCGCTGCGGCCCGGCACAAGGTGTCACCCCTATGCAGCGCGCGTCACACGGCGCGACGACGCTGACGCAACCGGACCCCCAGCAGACCCAGCCCGGCGAGCACCAGTGCCACGCTTTCCGGCTCCGGGACGGGCGTCAGGATCGCGTAACGCAGCTGACCGTCGACCCGCCCGCTGACGAGGTACTGGCCCACGTCGTTGGCCGCCTGCACGCTGAGGATGTCCCAGGATGCTGCGTCCGTGCCGTCGAGCAGGCTGTCGACGCTGAGCATCGTCCCGTCGCTCAGCCAGATGACACCGTCACCCTTGTTCGTGCCCACGACGATGCCGTCCTCGGTGATGTCGAGGGCCTGGCTGCCCAGGTCGCCCAACAAGGTCAGCTCGCCGTCGACCCATAGCGCCGCCTGTTGTCCGTCGTGCCACGGGCCGCCCGACTCGAACCGCTCTGCGGTCCCGATGATCCGGCCCGCTTCGTTGATGTCGCGCGCGTAGGCGAACTCCCAGCCTTCGATCTGACTGTCGAGCACCTTCAGGTTGCCGTTCTCCTCCCACATCACCGCCTGCGCGCGCGTGATATCGGCGTTGACGGCCGGGACTTCCTGGACCGTGATGCTGCCGTAGCCGACGATCAGGCCGCGGTCGTTCAGGCCCAGCGCGCCGCCGTACCAGGGGTCCTGCTGGTTGGGGTTCGGAAGGTTCTGCAACTGCGTGAGTTGGCCGTTGCGCCACACCAGGCCCTCGGAATGCGACCCTTGGAAATAGTGTTCCCCGACCACCACGCCGTTGTTGTTGATGTCATGGGTCAACGCGCCGTCGATCCTGCCGGGCAACGGCGTCGCTTCCGCACCCGGTTGCCACACCACCGGCTTCCAGAAAGGACGGTCTTCCTCGTTGAGGCGCTGGCCGAGGATCACACCGTTGTCGTTGATGCCCGTGGCCTTTGCGCCCAATCCGTTCTCTGGGCCGGTCAGACGTTGCACACGGCCTGCGCTCCAGAGGTAGGAAACATACCGGTCGTCCCACCAATCTTCTGGGTCGCCCTCGTTCACGCTGTAACCAACCACCTGGCCATGGTCGTTGAAGCCGGTCACGTGGTACTCGTTCAGATCAGGCGCCGCGAGCGCCTCGACCTGGTAGCGCGGCAGCGGGCCAGCCGCCGCCGACTGGATACAAGCGCCGCAGAGCAGCGCAATAGCGATGTGCAATGGTTTCATGACAGATTCAGAACTTGTTGTGGATGTGAAACGCCCCGGGGGTGAGGCGAATGCACACTAGCGCGAGCAGCCCCTCGCTTCATCTGCTCATGGTGACAAAGTCTTGCCGACGTGCCGGTGCCGGCCGCCACGCCTTGCCTGCCTGGCGGCCGCCCTTGTGACTCCCCCGTAAGGGTGTGGCGCCCGACACACAACTGTGCGCGTTACGCGCGTCAGCGCACCTTGGGTTTCAGATGGCCCAGCGGCAGCGCCCGGCTCGCCTTCACCTCGCCCAGCGAGAAACTGGTGTGCAGGTCTTTCACATTCGGCAGCTTGAACAGCGTGTCCATCGCCCAGCGGGAATAGGCGTCGAGATCGGTCGCCATCACCTGCAGCTCGAAGGTGCCCGAGCCGGAGATGTAGTGGCACGAGATGACCTCGGGCAAGGCGCGGATCGCGTCCTCCAGTTCGCGCGTGGCGACCGCGTTGTTGCGCTCGGCGTCGACGCGCACGAAGGCCAGCACGCCCAGCCCGATCCGGTGCCGGTCGATCTCGGCCCGGTAGCCCTTGATGTAGCCCTGCTCCTCCAGCCACTTCACGCGCCGCCAGCAGGGCGTCGGCGACAAGCCGATGCGGGCGGCCAGTTCGGCGTTGGACAGGCGGGCGTCTTGCTGCAGTGCTTCGAGGATGGCGACGTCGTACCGGTCGAGCCCACCCTGCACCGCCTCGCCGGCATCGGCGGGGTCGGCTGCCGCGCCCCGGGTTTTCCCTGAATTCGCGTTCTTTGAGTACATCTTTCCCCTCCTGGGCCCGAACGGAGCCAATTATTCCTGTTCGATCCCGTTTAGCGGCAAAGAAAGGAAAGATTTGTCGGGCCGGCATTTTTACACTTGACCGACACACGCCCTCGCCCGGCGCCCCCCGTCACGAGCGGGCGGGCCCCGGGCCCCACCAGGAGTAACACGATGAACGCCCCGCTTCCCGAGTCGATCCGCAAAGCGCTCGAATCGGTGTCCTTGGACGACAAATACGCGCTCGACCACGGCCGCGCCTTCATGAGCGGCGTACAGGCGCTGGTGCGGCTGCCGATGCTGCAACGCACCCGGGACGCACGCAACGGGCTCAACACCGGCGGCTTCATCAGCGGCTACCGCGGCTCCCCGCTCGGCGGCTACGACCAGGCGCTGTGGCAGGCCAAGCAGCACCTGGCGGCGAACAACATCGTGTTCCAGCCCGGCGTCAACGAGGAACTGGGCGCGACCGCCGTCTGGGGCACGCAGCAACTCGACCTCTACCCGGAGCAGAAGAAGTTCGACGGCGTGTTCGGCATCTGGTACGGCAAGGGCCCGGGGGTGGACCGCTGCTCCGATGTCTTCAAGCACGCCAACATGGCCGGCACCGCGAAGCACGGTGGTGTCATCGCGCTGGCCGGCGACGACCACGTCGCCAAGAGTTCGACCGCGGCACACCAGAGCGACCACATCTTCAAGGCCTGCGGCCTGCCGGTGTTCTTCCCGGCCAGCGTGCAGGAGATCCTGGACCTCGGGTTGCATGCCTTCGCGATGAGCCGGTTCGCCGGCGTCTGGGCCGGCATGAAGACGATCCAGGAGATCGTCGAATCGTCGTCCAGCGTCTCCGTGGACCCCGACCGCGTCGACATCGTGCTGCCCGAGGACTTCGTGATGCCCCCGGGCGGCCTGCACATCCGCTGGCCCGACCCGCCGCTGGAGCAGGAAGCGCGGCTGATGGACTACAAGTGGTACGCCGCGCTCGCCTATGTGCGGGCCAACCGGCTCAACCACACCGTGATCGACTCGCCGCACGCCCGCCTGGGCCTGATCGCCAGCGGCAAGGCCTACAACGACACGCGCCAGGCGCTGCACGACCTGGGGCTGGACGACGCCACCTGCCGCCGCATCGGCATCCGTTTGCACAAGGTGTCGGTGGTGTGGCCGCTCGAGGCGACCATCACGCGCGAGTTCGCCACCGGCCTGCAGGAGATCCTGGTGGTCGAGGAGAAGCGCCAGGTCATCGAATACCAGCTCAAGGAAGAGCTGTACAACTGGCGCGAGGACGTGCGCCCCAACGTCCTCGGCAAGTTCAGCGAGCCCGACGGCGACCACTCGGGCGGCGAATGGTCGATGCCCAACCCGGCGCAGAACTGGCTGCTGCGCGCCAAGGCCGACCTCAACCCCGCGCTGATCGCCAAGGCCATCGCACAGCGCCTCGAGAAGCTGGGCCTGATGCAGCAGCTCGACCGCGACCTGCGCGCCCACATCACCAGCCGCCTGGCCATCATCGAGGCCAAGGAGCGCGCCCAGGCGGCCCCGACGGTCAGCACCGACCGCACGCCCTGGTTCTGCAGCGGCTGCCCGCACAACACCTCCACCCGCGTGCCCGAAGGCTCGCGCGCGGTGGCCGGCATCGGCTGCCACTACATGGTGGTGTGGATGGACCGGCAGACCTCCACCTTCACGCAAATGGGTGGCGAAGGTGTGCCCTGGGTCGGCCAGGCCCCCTTCACGAAAGAAAAGCATCTGTTCGCCAACCTTGGCGACGGCACCTACTTCCATTCGGGCCTGCTGGCGATCCGCCAGAGCATCGCGGCCAAGGTCAACATCACCTACAAGATCCTCTACAACGACGCCGTGGCGATGACGGGCGGCCAGCCGGTGGACGGCACGATGACGGTGCCGCAGATGACGCGCGAGCTGGAAGCCGAGGGCGTCAAGAAGATGGTGGTGGTGACCGACGACCCGGCCCGCTACAACGCCCCGCTGAACCTGGCCCCCGGCGTTTCGGTGCACCACCGCGACGAACTCGACCGCCTCCAGCGCGAGTTCCGCGAGGTCGAGGGCTGCACCGTCATCATCTACGACCAGACCTGCGCGACCGAAAAGCGCCGCCGCCGCAAGCGCGGCACGATGCCCGACGTGGCCAAGCGGGTGGTCATCAACGAGCTGGTCTGCGAAGGTTGTGGTGACTGCTCGGTGCAGAGCAACTGTCTGTCGGTCGAACCGGTGGAGACCGAATTCGGCCGCAAGCGCCGCATCAACCAGAGCACCTGCAACAAGGACTTTTCCTGTGTGAAAGGTTTCTGCCCGAGCTTCGTGACGGTCGAAGGCGGCCAGCTGAAGTCGGCCAAGAAGACTGGCGCGGCGCGGCCCGACCCGCGCTCGTTGCCGCCGCTGCCCGAGCCGACACTCCCGCTGGCGGAACGGGCCTACGGCATCGTCGTGGCCGGAGTCGGCGGCACCGGCGTCATCACGATCGGCCAGCTGCTCGGCATGGCCGCCCACCTGGAAGGCAAGGGGGTGGTGACACAAGACGCCGCCGGCCTGGCCCAGAAAGGCGGCAGCACCTGGAGCCACATCCAGATCGCCAACCGCGCCGACGCGATCCACACCACCCGCGTGGGCACGGCCGAAGCCGACCTGGTGCTCGGCTGCGACCCGATCGTCGCCGCCAACAAGACCACGCTCGCGGCGATGGTCGAAGGCCGCACCAAGGTCGCCTTGAACGCCCACGGTACGCCGACGGCGGCCTTCGTCCACAACCCCGATTGGGAGTTCCCGGGCGGCAATTGCGACGCCTTGCTGGCGCAGACGGTCGGCGATGCCAATGTCGGCCGCTTCGACGCCGACCAGCTGTCGCTGCGCCTGCTCGGCGATTCGATCTATGCCAACCCGATGATGCTGGGTTATGCGTGGCAGAAGGGCTGGGTGCCGCTCAGCCACGCCGCGCTGATGCGGGCGATCGAGTTGAACGGGGTGCAGGTGGAGCACAACAAGACGGCCTTCGAATGGGGCCGCCGCGCGGCGCACGACCTCGCCGCCGTCGCCGGCCTGGCCGAGCCGCAAGGCCAGGTGGTGCAGTTCGTCAAGAAACAGAAGGTCGACCTCGAAACCTTGATCGCCCGCCGCGAGGCCTTCCTGACCGACTACCAGAACGCCGCCTACGCACGCCGCTACCGCAGCTTCGTCGAGCGGGTGCGCCTGGCCGAAGCGCCGTTGGGCTCGACCCGGCTGACCGAGGCCGTCGCCCGCGGCCTGTTCAAGCTGATGGCCTACAAGGACGAATACGAGGTGGCGCGTTTGCACACCGACCGCAGCTTCCTGGACAAGATCGGCCAGCAGTTCGAAGGCGATTACAAGCTGACCTACCACCTGGCGCCGCCGCTGCTCGCG from Caldimonas brevitalea encodes the following:
- a CDS encoding MltA domain-containing protein, producing MVHQTMKIRTPRAAKASSNSNHMRFLFPYPPFTSPRRQGGFARALGALILGTLAACGTVPEDAAPPLPPDTAAVPAQLPAIEQPRSRWVPVPWDALPGWQADQVGLAWPALLRSCERPAPAWAEVCKEARALPMPDERSVRDWLQRRLQPYQVQNRDDGRPDGLITGYYEPLVDASREARGAYRVPLHQPPADLGQRQPYWSRAELDTVPAARAALRGREIAYVADPLDVLVLQIQGSGRLQVTERDGSKRLVRVAFAGHNQHPYRSVGRWLVDQGAFSLEQASWPAIKQWARANPTRVQQMLHVNPRVVFFREEPLLDPTIGPVGAQGVPLTPGRSIAVDRESVPYGTPVWIDTTEPLLQPGAPARPLQRLVVAQDTGSAIVGAVRADYFWGWTEGAGEYAGRMKQPLRMWALWPRSPS
- a CDS encoding PEP-CTERM sorting domain-containing protein, giving the protein MKPLHIAIALLCGACIQSAAAGPLPRYQVEALAAPDLNEYHVTGFNDHGQVVGYSVNEGDPEDWWDDRYVSYLWSAGRVQRLTGPENGLGAKATGINDNGVILGQRLNEEDRPFWKPVVWQPGAEATPLPGRIDGALTHDINNNGVVVGEHYFQGSHSEGLVWRNGQLTQLQNLPNPNQQDPWYGGALGLNDRGLIVGYGSITVQEVPAVNADITRAQAVMWEENGNLKVLDSQIEGWEFAYARDINEAGRIIGTAERFESGGPWHDGQQAALWVDGELTLLGDLGSQALDITEDGIVVGTNKGDGVIWLSDGTMLSVDSLLDGTDAASWDILSVQAANDVGQYLVSGRVDGQLRYAILTPVPEPESVALVLAGLGLLGVRLRQRRRAV
- a CDS encoding Lrp/AsnC family transcriptional regulator, producing the protein MYSKNANSGKTRGAAADPADAGEAVQGGLDRYDVAILEALQQDARLSNAELAARIGLSPTPCWRRVKWLEEQGYIKGYRAEIDRHRIGLGVLAFVRVDAERNNAVATRELEDAIRALPEVISCHYISGSGTFELQVMATDLDAYSRWAMDTLFKLPNVKDLHTSFSLGEVKASRALPLGHLKPKVR
- a CDS encoding indolepyruvate ferredoxin oxidoreductase family protein codes for the protein MNAPLPESIRKALESVSLDDKYALDHGRAFMSGVQALVRLPMLQRTRDARNGLNTGGFISGYRGSPLGGYDQALWQAKQHLAANNIVFQPGVNEELGATAVWGTQQLDLYPEQKKFDGVFGIWYGKGPGVDRCSDVFKHANMAGTAKHGGVIALAGDDHVAKSSTAAHQSDHIFKACGLPVFFPASVQEILDLGLHAFAMSRFAGVWAGMKTIQEIVESSSSVSVDPDRVDIVLPEDFVMPPGGLHIRWPDPPLEQEARLMDYKWYAALAYVRANRLNHTVIDSPHARLGLIASGKAYNDTRQALHDLGLDDATCRRIGIRLHKVSVVWPLEATITREFATGLQEILVVEEKRQVIEYQLKEELYNWREDVRPNVLGKFSEPDGDHSGGEWSMPNPAQNWLLRAKADLNPALIAKAIAQRLEKLGLMQQLDRDLRAHITSRLAIIEAKERAQAAPTVSTDRTPWFCSGCPHNTSTRVPEGSRAVAGIGCHYMVVWMDRQTSTFTQMGGEGVPWVGQAPFTKEKHLFANLGDGTYFHSGLLAIRQSIAAKVNITYKILYNDAVAMTGGQPVDGTMTVPQMTRELEAEGVKKMVVVTDDPARYNAPLNLAPGVSVHHRDELDRLQREFREVEGCTVIIYDQTCATEKRRRRKRGTMPDVAKRVVINELVCEGCGDCSVQSNCLSVEPVETEFGRKRRINQSTCNKDFSCVKGFCPSFVTVEGGQLKSAKKTGAARPDPRSLPPLPEPTLPLAERAYGIVVAGVGGTGVITIGQLLGMAAHLEGKGVVTQDAAGLAQKGGSTWSHIQIANRADAIHTTRVGTAEADLVLGCDPIVAANKTTLAAMVEGRTKVALNAHGTPTAAFVHNPDWEFPGGNCDALLAQTVGDANVGRFDADQLSLRLLGDSIYANPMMLGYAWQKGWVPLSHAALMRAIELNGVQVEHNKTAFEWGRRAAHDLAAVAGLAEPQGQVVQFVKKQKVDLETLIARREAFLTDYQNAAYARRYRSFVERVRLAEAPLGSTRLTEAVARGLFKLMAYKDEYEVARLHTDRSFLDKIGQQFEGDYKLTYHLAPPLLAQRNDQGELQKRRYGPWMLRAFGLLARLKGLRGTALDPFGYTDERKTERALIGQYQDTVEELLTSLTAERLPLAVELARIADDIRGYGHVKERHLVAARAKWERLLVEWRAAAPTRQAA